DNA from Candidatus Margulisiibacteriota bacterium:
TTCCGAAGATTTGGTTTCGTTTGACAGCCAGACCATTGACCAGAAGGATGCAGAAGGGTTTGCGAAGTATCACGGGTTCCAGGCGAGGATGTACAGGAAAGTAATGGAAAAATAATTTGAAATTTTATTTCTTTTCCTGCCCTTTTGTTTTTCAAAAGGGCAGGTATCTTTTCTCTTTTTTTGCTTATTTCTGGCTACTTTTAGATTTTCAATTATTTCCTTTTTTATAGTTCCAGAGTAATTGATGGATTTAGCTTTTCTGGAGAGCAGTAATAGCTGTCTTAAACCGTTATTGTCACCGTGCTACGCACGGGCCTTCTCGAGATGTAATAAAAGAAAATGAAACAGATGCAACTATATCACCTACTTTCGGCAGGTAACTTGTTTTTTTCGTAACATTTTTACTGATAGCGTTTTTGCTGGGAAAACATATTATCCCTTATACTAAACATTATTGCAAAACTGGTTCATTGTTTATATATGTCGTGAGATTTTGGTTGTATGTTAACCAATTTTAAACACATAATCTATTTGTATAATGTTTGAAAAACGATATCAGTAAAAATTCTCAAAATTTAATGTCGACCTGCCGAATATAGGATATCATGAGATCCTATAATTTATAAAATGTTAAATTAATTTATAGATCCTCTTAAAACTCCAAATCAAGGAATGTTTCTTAAGATCATTCTAATGATTTTTTGTACATTTCTATGAAATTTATCTTTTCAGGTACCATAGAATATTTTCCATCTACAGGTTTCATTTTATATAATTCAACTTTATATCCTTTTTGCAAATATTCCTTTTTGAGGATATCTATCACTTCTTTGACAACCCAAGTAGGAGTATAAATTCCTAAAATAACTTTTTTCAAGGTTTCTTTTTTGAATTTATAAAATATATACGGACCTTCGTCATTAATTCCATCAAACACACGATATTCTTTTTCAGATCTCCAGTCCAAATGTTTAGTCAATAAAAAATCAATAAGAGGCGTCCAGTTTTTAGTTGTTAGCATATTTACTCTTTTTGGAAAATTTCTTTGATATTTCATTTGATAAAAAATTGGTTTAAAGTTTGTTTTTGATTCTAAGTCAAAAGAGTAACATTTCCTGTCATGGGCTAAACCATAAATTTTTCCATTATAGCCGAGATACTTTCCTTCAAACCCAAAACATATACCTTTATTATAATCAGCATAATGACTCCACAATAGAAAGTTATTATCTTCTTCACTAAAACAACAAACTTTTAATCTTTTTCTGAAATCAATAGGTAAAGAATGATTATTATTTGGATAGAAAATGCCTGGATTTATAAGATAAGTGTTACTTTCCGTTTTGTATTTTTGAAGGTTCAACTCTTCAATGCTAAGCGTACTTCCATATTGTTGAAGAAAATCTAATAATTCATTTTCGGTACCCTCATAGAAAACATTACTTAAACAATCATAAGGATCATTGAACTCGGTAGGAGAACTAAAACAAAGTTCGTTATTTTTAAGATTTTTCAATGGGTATTTGTTTTCATCTATTTTTTGATATTTATAGAAAATTTTGCTCTCACCTATTTGCGCTTTAGGTGATTTATTTATCTTTTTTGACATATCATTTTACATATAAACGAAAATATTTAATCACTTCTATTTTTCGAAAACCGACCTTTAAATCTTACAATCAGATCTCTTGTATGCCTTTACAAAAATCATCACATCAAAGAAAAAAGCTTTAAGGATAAAAGATTCAAGAATTCAATATGTTTGATCCAATTATCGCCTGGGAAGAATATGCACATCTAGAAGAAGAATTTATAAGTACTTAAGGTACGTTCCATTAGCAAAAGAACACTACAATGTATGGTCTTACTACAATGTATGGTCTTACTACAATGTATGGTCTTTATACTTAGGCGATCATTTGTTGAAAACTTGTAGTCTTATAGACTCTTTCTTTAAAAGAACAATCTTTTGTTCTCAATTAAATAAGGTAGAAAATATAGAAAAATATAGAGAACTGGAAAGTAAAAATAATAATATCGGAATCCACAGAGATATA
Protein-coding regions in this window:
- a CDS encoding argininosuccinate synthase, whose amino-acid sequence is SEDLVSFDSQTIDQKDAEGFAKYHGFQARMYRKVMEK
- a CDS encoding DUF2971 domain-containing protein, whose product is MSKKINKSPKAQIGESKIFYKYQKIDENKYPLKNLKNNELCFSSPTEFNDPYDCLSNVFYEGTENELLDFLQQYGSTLSIEELNLQKYKTESNTYLINPGIFYPNNNHSLPIDFRKRLKVCCFSEEDNNFLLWSHYADYNKGICFGFEGKYLGYNGKIYGLAHDRKCYSFDLESKTNFKPIFYQMKYQRNFPKRVNMLTTKNWTPLIDFLLTKHLDWRSEKEYRVFDGINDEGPYIFYKFKKETLKKVILGIYTPTWVVKEVIDILKKEYLQKGYKVELYKMKPVDGKYSMVPEKINFIEMYKKSLE